The genomic stretch CATCGGGAACCAGCGCCCCGAGGTTGCGGTCAGCGGCAGCTTCGCCGCCGACGCGGCCGGTCAGCGGATTGGTGCACAGGATGTGGCTACCCGCGCGCGGTTGCCCGTCCAGCCCGGTCGTCCCTTCGAACGCTTCGATCATGTCACTGGGGTCGGCCGGTTCGGCATAGGTCGACCAGCTCATGATGCAGCCGGTCTGGTTGGCCGAAGCGCAGGCCGGAAGGCCCAGTTCGGGCAGGTCGTGTTCGACCGAAATAGGCCAGCCGGCGGCATAGACCGCGACAAGACGGTCGGCGATCGGCGTTCCCTTGATTTCCTCGTCGAGCAAGCGAAGCAGGTGCAGCGAGCCCTGGCTGTGGCCGACCAGCACGACCGGTGTATCGTCCGAGATCGAAGCCTTGAACACTTCGAACGCCTGTTTGACATCGGCATAGGCCGCATCGAGAGCCTTCTGGCCTTCGGGCTTGTCCGTCAGGAAAGCGCCCATCGTCGCTTGACGGTATTTGGGAGCCCAGATCTCGCTCGCCTTGTTGAACGGGCTCGCCATGCCGCGGACATAGATACGCGCAATACGCTCTGCCTCGGCATCGCCGGTCGGGGCGTTCCAGGCGCTACGGTTCACGTAGCTGGTGGGATGGATGAAGAAGACCGCGAAATTGCCGGGGGCCTGGTCGGCCGGTTGCGGCAGGACGCGGGACCCGTCGGCCATGGCGGGTTGCCAGCGCGCAGGATCGTCGATGCCGATGCCCGGGCGCGAATACCACAGCGCCGGGTCCTGATATGCATTGTCGTCGAGCGGGCTCTGTTCGACGAATTCGGCGCTCGGCACGAAAGCGATCTCGGTCAGTTCGCGCGACCAGATGCGCAGGGCAATCAGCCCGGCGATGACCAGGACGATGATGATCGCGATCAGGTAGAGGAATTTACGCGCCAAGTTCTGCGGTCCTTTCGGCATTGTCGCTTTCGTCGAACCGCGCTGCACGGCGCTCCAGCCCGACCTTGATCATGGCCAGCATCGGATCCGCCAGCGCAAGGCCCAGGATTCCGAACAGCACGCCGAAGATCAGCTGTGCAGACAGCACAAGAGCAGGGGCGAGGTCGACCGTCTTCTTCGCGATGAGCGGGATCAGGATATATCCGTCGAAGTTCTGGACGAGGAAATAGACGAAGATGGTATAGAGGCCCATCTCGGTCCCGCCCGAGAACCCGACCAGCACCATGAGCACGCCGGAAATCAGCGCGCCGATGTTGGGGATGAAGGCGAGCAGGCCGGTCAGCAGGCCGAGCAGGGCGGCCATCGGCACGCCGTAGAACATCAGCAATGCCCAGGTGAAAATACCTTCTGCGACCATTCCGACAAGGCGACCAGCCAGCAGCCTGCGCATGGTGTAAGCCTGGTGGCTGACCGTGTCGTAGAAGGCATCGCGGTGACGCTCGGGCACGACCCATGCGACGCCGCGCTCGTAAAGATTCGGATCGAGCGCGAGATAGATGCCGATGATCATGATCAGCACCATCGTCGTGAGCCCGCCGAACAGGCCGCCGATCGCCTTGGTCACCGTGCCGACGCCGCTGGTCAGCGAACCTGCCACGCTCTTGAAATCGACAACGCTGATATCGAGCCCATTCGACCTGAGATAGGCGAAGAGCTGCATGAGCTGTTTTTCGATGATCGACGGGAAGGCGGCTGCTTCGGAGGATATCGTCGCTCCGGCAAACATCACCAGCCATGCGAAGAACGCGGTGGTCAGGATCAGGACGATCGCAACCCGCCAGGTACGGCCGATCTTCAATGCGCGGCCTAGCAGGCGCGCGCCCCCGTCGATCATGGCAGCAAAGACCAGTGCGCCGAAAATTACCAGCAGCGACTGCGCGAGGTAGATCACCAGCACGAACAGGCCGATCACCCCGGCCCAGATAGCCGCACGCGCCGCTTCGAACCTCAGGCGTTCATTGCCGATACGGGTAGGGCTGGCGCCCATCCGCCTGTCGGAATCGTGGTCAGTCTCGCTCATTGGTTGCGCCCCCTTCGGCAATTGCCGGGCGCAGAGTGGTCCAAGCGCGATCTCCGCGCAAGCTTGTGAACCAGCTCACCGGGTTCCAGGTCGTTGAACCGTCTAGGGAAAAGGTGATGAACTCGGCCCGTCCGCCAATGTTTTCGAGCGGTACGGGACCGCCCAAACCCTTTTCCCCGATGGAAGCGCGGCTGTCAGCAGAATGGTCGCGGTTATCGCCCATCACGAAGACATGGCCAGCGGGAATCGTGATTTCCGGCATGTCGTCCAGATACTGGTCCATGTGATCGATGATCAGGTAGCTTGCCCCGTTGGGCAGTGTTTCGCGGTACGTCGGCGGCTCGTAATACTGGTCGCCATTTGCCTCGCGCACGCGGTACTGTTCGAACGCGGTGAGGCACGGCGCGCCCGAGCAATCCAGCTCCGGCTCGAACGGGATCTTGACCGGCGGGACGATTTCCTGCGGCACGGCCTTGCCGTTGAGGATGATCTTGCCTTCGCGCACTTCGATCCGGTCGCCAGGCAGGCCGACGACACGCTTGATGTAATCCTCGTCCCGTTCCGGATGGACCGGGATCACGATATCGCCATATTCGGGCGTATCGGGCAGGATGCGCCAGTCCCCGCGCGGCAGGATGTGGAAGCTGGCAGAGGCCCACGACCAGCCATAGGGATATTTGCTCACCACCAGGCGGTCGCCGACATAAAGCGTCGGCATCATCGACGTCGAAGGGATATAGAACGGCTTGGCGACGAGGCTGTGAAACGCCAGCACGGCGAGCAGCATCCACAGCAACCCGCGCACTTCCGCGAGCCAGTTGACCTTTTCGTCGTCTTTTTTCTCAGTCGTGCTCAATTCGGGGGTGCCGCTTATGCTGTTCACAGGGGGCGGGCCTCAATAATGATGTAGGCCTGTGCCCATGGATGGTCGTCGGTGAGGGTGAGATGAATGAGCGCCTCATGGCCATCCGGGGTCAATTCCGCAAGGCGAATTGCGGCCCCGCCTGACAGCGCCAGCGTGGGTGCGCCCGACGCGGCGTTGACGACGCCGATATCCTTCATGAAGACGCCACGCCGAAAGCCGGTGCCGACCGCCTTGCTGAATGCTTCCTTGGCCGCGAACCGCTTGGCGTAGGTGCCGGCGATGGTGAAGGGGCGTCGGCGCGCCTTCGCGATTTCGATTTCGGTGAAGACGCGATTTTCGAACCGTTCGCCGAACCGGTCGAGCGAGTTCTGTATACGCTCTATATTGCAGAGGTCGGAACCGAGGCCGATGATCATGACGGGGTCCCGCCCCGAGCTTCGTCCATCAGGTCGCGCATCCGGCGAACCGCGGCTTCGAGGCCCACGAACACAGCCTCGCCGACCAGGTAGTGGCCGATATTGAGTTCGGCGAGCTCGCGAATGGCGGCGATGGGCTTGACGTTGTCATAGGTGAGGCCGTGGCCTGCATGGGGTTCGATCCCCATGTCCCGCGCCAGTCGCGACATATCGGCGATGCGCTGCAATTCGCGCGTTTCCCGCTCCTTGTCCCCGTCGAGCCCGGCATGGGCATATTCTCCGGTGTGAAACTCCACCACCGGTGCCGCCAGCTTTCGCGCGGCGTCGAGCTGGCGTTCGCTTGCCTCGATGAACAGGCTGACCCTGATCCCTTCGTCCGACAGGCGAGAGACGATCGGTGCCAGCTGGTTGTGCAGCCCGGCAGCGTCCAGCCCGCCCTCGGTCGTGCGTTCTTCGCGCTTTTCAGGGACGATGCACGCCGCGTGCGGTTTGTGCCGCAGCGCAATCGCGAGCATTTCTTCGGTCGCGGCCATCTCGAGGTTGAGCGGCAGGTCGGTTGCCGCCTGGATCCGGGCGAGATCCTCGTCCCTGATATGGCGCCGGTCCTCGCGCAGGTGGGCAGTAATGCCGTCACCGCCGACAGCGGCGACGATTTCCGCCGCGCGCACCGGATCGGGATGG from Altererythrobacter epoxidivorans encodes the following:
- a CDS encoding DUF3089 domain-containing protein translates to MARKFLYLIAIIIVLVIAGLIALRIWSRELTEIAFVPSAEFVEQSPLDDNAYQDPALWYSRPGIGIDDPARWQPAMADGSRVLPQPADQAPGNFAVFFIHPTSYVNRSAWNAPTGDAEAERIARIYVRGMASPFNKASEIWAPKYRQATMGAFLTDKPEGQKALDAAYADVKQAFEVFKASISDDTPVVLVGHSQGSLHLLRLLDEEIKGTPIADRLVAVYAAGWPISVEHDLPELGLPACASANQTGCIMSWSTYAEPADPSDMIEAFEGTTGLDGQPRAGSHILCTNPLTGRVGGEAAADRNLGALVPDGDLSNGKLVPGAAPARCDDRGILLIGEPPEMGNYVLPGNNYHVYDIPLFWSNLQADVAARRAAWNAAE
- a CDS encoding AI-2E family transporter; translated protein: MSETDHDSDRRMGASPTRIGNERLRFEAARAAIWAGVIGLFVLVIYLAQSLLVIFGALVFAAMIDGGARLLGRALKIGRTWRVAIVLILTTAFFAWLVMFAGATISSEAAAFPSIIEKQLMQLFAYLRSNGLDISVVDFKSVAGSLTSGVGTVTKAIGGLFGGLTTMVLIMIIGIYLALDPNLYERGVAWVVPERHRDAFYDTVSHQAYTMRRLLAGRLVGMVAEGIFTWALLMFYGVPMAALLGLLTGLLAFIPNIGALISGVLMVLVGFSGGTEMGLYTIFVYFLVQNFDGYILIPLIAKKTVDLAPALVLSAQLIFGVLFGILGLALADPMLAMIKVGLERRAARFDESDNAERTAELGA
- the lepB gene encoding signal peptidase I, translating into MSTTEKKDDEKVNWLAEVRGLLWMLLAVLAFHSLVAKPFYIPSTSMMPTLYVGDRLVVSKYPYGWSWASASFHILPRGDWRILPDTPEYGDIVIPVHPERDEDYIKRVVGLPGDRIEVREGKIILNGKAVPQEIVPPVKIPFEPELDCSGAPCLTAFEQYRVREANGDQYYEPPTYRETLPNGASYLIIDHMDQYLDDMPEITIPAGHVFVMGDNRDHSADSRASIGEKGLGGPVPLENIGGRAEFITFSLDGSTTWNPVSWFTSLRGDRAWTTLRPAIAEGGATNERD
- the acpS gene encoding holo-ACP synthase — protein: MIIGLGSDLCNIERIQNSLDRFGERFENRVFTEIEIAKARRRPFTIAGTYAKRFAAKEAFSKAVGTGFRRGVFMKDIGVVNAASGAPTLALSGGAAIRLAELTPDGHEALIHLTLTDDHPWAQAYIIIEARPL
- a CDS encoding pyridoxine 5'-phosphate synthase, whose translation is MSERLRLGVNIDHVATIRNARGGDHPDPVRAAEIVAAVGGDGITAHLREDRRHIRDEDLARIQAATDLPLNLEMAATEEMLAIALRHKPHAACIVPEKREERTTEGGLDAAGLHNQLAPIVSRLSDEGIRVSLFIEASERQLDAARKLAAPVVEFHTGEYAHAGLDGDKERETRELQRIADMSRLARDMGIEPHAGHGLTYDNVKPIAAIRELAELNIGHYLVGEAVFVGLEAAVRRMRDLMDEARGGTPS